In a genomic window of Arachnia rubra:
- a CDS encoding TetR/AcrR family transcriptional regulator, whose product MRRTAEDAARTRLALLKAALMAFEEKGWRGATFEYVAECAGVTRGALHHHFSSKTALLSAALEWGWNEYGNRLFEHGEKPASAGSWLYAMLADFVSLLRDDRQFRALATTTVLVAPLSGDDSTPKHTALRHWRDRIAAVLEHTGTCASPVTTAGLVLVLLQGFTITAVTHPEDLPQPDAQDAALAGLVKGMLNISRNQSP is encoded by the coding sequence ATGAGACGGACTGCCGAGGATGCGGCGAGGACGCGTCTGGCGCTGTTGAAGGCAGCACTGATGGCCTTCGAGGAGAAGGGGTGGCGGGGAGCAACATTCGAGTACGTCGCTGAATGTGCCGGCGTCACCCGCGGTGCTCTCCACCATCACTTCAGCTCCAAGACCGCGCTGCTTTCCGCAGCCCTGGAGTGGGGCTGGAATGAGTACGGAAACCGGCTGTTCGAACACGGCGAAAAACCGGCCAGCGCCGGATCCTGGCTGTATGCCATGCTCGCGGATTTCGTGAGCCTGCTCCGCGATGACAGACAGTTCCGTGCGCTAGCGACCACAACGGTGCTGGTCGCCCCGCTCTCCGGAGACGACAGCACTCCCAAGCACACCGCGCTGAGGCACTGGCGCGACCGTATCGCCGCTGTTCTGGAACACACCGGCACCTGCGCATCGCCCGTCACGACGGCAGGCCTGGTGCTGGTGCTGCTGCAAGGGTTCACCATCACCGCGGTGACCCACCCAGAAGATCTTCCGCAACCCGATGCGCAGGACGCTGCCCTGGCCGGTCTGGTCAAGGGAATGCTCAACATCTCAAGGAATCAATCCCCATGA
- the gatC gene encoding Asp-tRNA(Asn)/Glu-tRNA(Gln) amidotransferase subunit GatC: protein MALTPQDVARLAALARLELAEPECAELAPELDVILNSVARVGEVAGDDVPLMTHALPMTNVMRPDQVRDSLPQEAVLASAPDVEDERFRVPRILNED, encoded by the coding sequence GTGGCCCTGACCCCTCAGGACGTGGCACGGCTGGCGGCACTGGCCCGGCTGGAACTGGCCGAGCCGGAATGCGCCGAACTGGCCCCCGAACTGGACGTTATCCTCAACTCCGTGGCCCGGGTGGGTGAGGTAGCGGGGGATGATGTTCCCCTCATGACGCATGCCCTTCCCATGACCAACGTGATGCGTCCTGATCAGGTGCGTGACTCCCTGCCCCAGGAGGCGGTGCTGGCCAGCGCCCCGGACGTCGAGGACGAGCGTTTCCGCGTCCCCCGGATCCTGAACGAGGACTGA
- the gatA gene encoding Asp-tRNA(Asn)/Glu-tRNA(Gln) amidotransferase subunit GatA encodes MTEIITRPAHEQAALLAAGEISAVELAQAHLDQIEAINPALNAFLHVDADGALATAAEVDARRAAGERLSQLAGVPIAVKDNFCTSGLPTTCGSRMLEGWIPPYDATVVTRLKEAGLVILGKTNMDEFAMGSSTETSAFGPSRNPWDLERIPGGSGGGSSAAIAGCLAPLALGSDTGGSIRQPGAVTGTVGVKPTYGAVSRYGVVAMASSLDQPGPVTRGVLDAALLQEIIGGHDPMDSTSIPQTLLPLAEAARRQEVAGLRIGVVREFGGEGYDAGVEARFAEAVQWLRDGGAEVVEVSCPHFEYALAAYYLIMPAELSSNLARFDAVRYGLRLGDDGSRDMEAVTSLTRAQGFGREAKRRLIIGTYALSSGYHDQYYGSAQKVRTLVARDFEAAFATCDVLVSPTTPTVAFRLGERTSDPMAMYKADLCTIPSNLAGNASASFPVGLSSEGLPVGLQVIAPPLADDRLYRVGGFLEGIVEEKLGGPLLRQAKPLEGTRAVW; translated from the coding sequence ATGACCGAGATAATCACCCGGCCCGCCCACGAGCAGGCAGCACTACTCGCCGCTGGTGAGATCAGCGCCGTCGAGCTGGCGCAGGCCCACCTCGACCAGATCGAGGCCATCAACCCTGCATTGAACGCGTTCCTCCACGTTGATGCCGATGGCGCCCTGGCCACGGCAGCCGAGGTCGATGCCAGGCGTGCGGCGGGGGAGCGACTCAGCCAGCTCGCCGGGGTACCCATCGCGGTGAAGGACAACTTCTGCACCTCGGGACTGCCCACCACCTGCGGTTCCCGCATGCTTGAGGGATGGATCCCGCCCTACGACGCGACAGTCGTGACGCGGCTCAAAGAGGCTGGGCTCGTCATCCTCGGCAAGACGAATATGGACGAGTTCGCGATGGGATCCTCAACCGAGACCTCCGCATTCGGACCGTCACGCAATCCGTGGGACCTGGAGCGGATTCCCGGTGGGTCCGGAGGTGGCTCATCCGCTGCCATCGCGGGCTGTCTCGCTCCACTTGCTCTGGGCTCCGACACGGGAGGCTCCATCCGCCAGCCGGGGGCGGTGACGGGCACCGTCGGTGTGAAACCCACCTACGGTGCAGTGTCGCGCTACGGGGTGGTTGCCATGGCCTCGAGCCTGGATCAGCCGGGACCCGTCACCCGAGGGGTTCTGGACGCGGCCCTGCTGCAAGAGATCATCGGTGGGCACGATCCCATGGACTCCACCTCCATCCCCCAGACTCTGCTGCCGCTGGCCGAGGCCGCCAGGCGGCAGGAGGTCGCAGGCCTGAGGATCGGCGTGGTCAGGGAGTTCGGTGGTGAGGGGTATGACGCCGGCGTGGAGGCCCGGTTCGCGGAGGCCGTGCAGTGGCTGCGTGACGGCGGGGCAGAGGTAGTCGAGGTCTCCTGCCCGCACTTCGAGTACGCGCTGGCCGCCTACTACCTGATCATGCCGGCGGAACTGTCCAGCAACCTTGCCCGCTTCGATGCAGTCCGCTATGGGCTACGGCTTGGCGATGACGGGTCGCGTGACATGGAAGCCGTCACCTCGCTGACCCGGGCGCAGGGGTTCGGTCGTGAGGCCAAACGCCGGCTCATCATCGGCACCTACGCTCTATCTAGCGGATACCACGACCAGTACTACGGCTCAGCCCAGAAGGTCCGCACCCTCGTAGCCCGCGACTTCGAGGCGGCTTTCGCCACCTGTGACGTCCTGGTCTCGCCGACCACCCCCACCGTGGCGTTCAGGCTGGGGGAGCGCACCAGCGACCCAATGGCCATGTACAAGGCCGACCTGTGCACCATCCCGTCGAACCTCGCGGGAAACGCGTCAGCGAGTTTCCCCGTCGGCCTGAGCAGTGAGGGACTGCCCGTCGGCCTGCAGGTGATCGCCCCTCCGCTCGCCGATGACCGCCTCTACCGGGTCGGTGGCTTCCTCGAAGGCATTGTGGAGGAGAAGCTGGGAGGCCCGCTGCTGAGACAGGCGAAACCTCTCGAAGGAACAAGGGCGGTGTGGTGA
- the gatB gene encoding Asp-tRNA(Asn)/Glu-tRNA(Gln) amidotransferase subunit GatB encodes MTDLMDFDSVIENFDPALGLEVHVELNTASKMFCGCSTRFGAEPNTQTCPVCLGLPGALPVVNAKAVESAIRIGLALGCRIAPWGRFARKNYFYPDMTKNFQTSQYDEPIAFDGRVEVEVDGETFGIDIERAHMEEDAGKLTHVGATGRIHGADHSVIDYNRAGMPLIEIVTRPILGTGAKAPQVARAYVAHLRDLMRALGVSDVRMEQGSLRCDANVSLAPRGVVELGIRTETKNVNSLRSIERAVTFEMRRQAAILAAGGRVKQETRHFHEGDGSTSPGRSKEEAQDYRYFAEPDLVPVAPGPEWIEELRATLPEPPAERRRRLASEWEIDATTMNAIVAAGALDLIEATVAAGASPQAARKWWLSELARRANEAGCELESLGVTPRAVVQVQAMVDAGELTDKLARAVFDGVIAGEGEPTEVVAGRGLRIVSDDGVLSTVVDDVIAANPDVAQKIHNGRHQAIGTLIGQVMKAMKGQVDAARVRKLLMDKLT; translated from the coding sequence ATGACAGACCTGATGGATTTCGACTCGGTCATCGAGAACTTCGACCCTGCGCTCGGGCTGGAGGTTCACGTCGAGCTGAACACGGCATCAAAGATGTTCTGTGGCTGTTCCACCCGTTTCGGAGCGGAGCCGAACACCCAGACTTGTCCCGTGTGCCTCGGCTTGCCGGGAGCCCTGCCCGTGGTCAACGCCAAAGCGGTGGAGTCTGCCATCCGCATCGGCCTGGCACTCGGCTGCCGGATCGCACCATGGGGCAGGTTCGCCCGGAAGAACTACTTCTACCCGGATATGACCAAGAATTTCCAGACCTCGCAGTATGACGAGCCGATCGCCTTCGACGGCCGGGTCGAGGTGGAGGTCGACGGTGAGACCTTCGGGATCGACATCGAGCGAGCCCACATGGAGGAGGACGCGGGCAAGCTGACCCATGTCGGGGCGACGGGACGCATCCACGGCGCCGACCATTCTGTCATCGACTACAACCGGGCGGGCATGCCGCTGATCGAGATCGTCACCCGGCCTATCCTCGGGACCGGTGCGAAGGCGCCCCAGGTGGCTCGCGCCTACGTTGCCCATCTGCGTGACTTGATGCGGGCTCTGGGCGTCTCGGACGTGCGCATGGAACAAGGATCGCTGCGCTGTGACGCGAACGTCTCATTGGCCCCCAGGGGCGTGGTGGAACTGGGGATCCGCACCGAGACGAAGAACGTGAACTCGCTGCGCTCCATCGAACGGGCCGTCACCTTTGAGATGCGCCGCCAGGCTGCGATCCTCGCAGCAGGTGGCAGGGTGAAACAGGAAACCCGGCATTTCCACGAGGGTGATGGCTCCACCAGCCCAGGACGTTCCAAAGAGGAGGCGCAGGACTATCGATACTTCGCTGAGCCGGACCTGGTCCCTGTCGCGCCCGGCCCCGAATGGATCGAGGAGCTGCGAGCCACGCTGCCGGAACCTCCGGCGGAGCGTCGCCGACGGCTGGCCTCAGAATGGGAAATCGACGCCACGACCATGAACGCCATCGTCGCGGCCGGTGCCCTCGATCTGATCGAGGCCACCGTGGCGGCGGGGGCCTCGCCGCAGGCCGCCAGGAAATGGTGGCTGAGCGAACTGGCCCGGCGGGCCAACGAGGCCGGCTGTGAGCTGGAGTCGCTCGGAGTGACTCCGCGGGCCGTGGTCCAGGTTCAGGCGATGGTGGATGCTGGGGAGCTGACTGACAAACTGGCGCGCGCCGTGTTCGACGGCGTGATCGCCGGTGAGGGAGAGCCCACTGAGGTCGTGGCTGGGCGTGGCCTCAGGATCGTCTCCGACGACGGAGTCCTGAGCACGGTAGTTGATGACGTGATCGCCGCCAACCCAGATGTGGCCCAGAAGATTCACAATGGTCGACACCAGGCGATCGGGACCCTGATAGGCCAGGTCATGAAGGCCATGAAGGGGCAGGTGGATGCTGCCAGGGTCCGAAAATTATTGATGGATAAACTTACCTGA
- a CDS encoding TMEM175 family protein produces MRQNIARSRFDAISDGVFAIAMTIMVLEIKTPKLGDSSADAIEHYLKTTLPTLVTFAVSFILLAAMWVSHSSLPSGREHVSRKVAMANFHFLFFICIVPFSTALLNDVNFHIISVLVFEGALIAAMLLLSRLRYQMLVHEQVPEEYLRTQRRQVALWAGIVFVGVLVSLVGVFWNPAVYSGYAIVSLSAIVFRSGRGNKLGDVPGPPGRHA; encoded by the coding sequence ATGCGTCAAAATATTGCCCGAAGTAGGTTTGATGCCATCTCGGATGGTGTTTTTGCTATCGCCATGACAATCATGGTACTAGAGATCAAGACGCCGAAGCTTGGAGATTCTTCGGCTGATGCTATTGAGCACTATTTGAAAACAACTCTACCCACGCTAGTGACCTTCGCGGTTAGTTTTATTTTGCTAGCTGCTATGTGGGTTAGTCATAGCAGCCTGCCATCAGGTAGAGAGCATGTTTCACGCAAAGTGGCGATGGCAAACTTTCATTTCTTGTTCTTTATCTGTATTGTCCCATTTTCTACAGCTTTGCTGAATGATGTTAATTTCCATATAATCAGCGTTCTGGTGTTTGAGGGTGCCCTGATTGCTGCGATGCTACTGCTTTCTCGTCTGCGTTACCAGATGCTTGTGCACGAGCAAGTCCCAGAAGAATACCTGCGGACTCAGCGGCGGCAGGTTGCTCTTTGGGCCGGGATCGTCTTCGTTGGAGTGCTGGTTTCTTTGGTAGGGGTTTTCTGGAATCCTGCTGTTTACAGTGGGTATGCCATCGTTAGTTTGTCGGCTATTGTTTTCCGTTCAGGCCGGGGAAACAAACTCGGGGATGTGCCCGGTCCACCAGGGCGACATGCCTGA
- a CDS encoding TIGR03085 family metal-binding protein, with the protein MSFASRQRALLCDLMSELGPLAPTKCEGWNVGDLAAHMWVREHRPAALPGIGSQRFADRTERIQIEALHLKGFEALVKELRSPGWVMRPLDRVVNAVEFFVHHEDVLRANGRSQQISERDQAQLLRTVRVLAFRAQRTWGGQLVLAPAGSDVIRYGRGNRPVRLAGLPSELLLFLTGRESGAEITGEPSTVEELREAIGGL; encoded by the coding sequence ATGAGTTTTGCCTCCCGCCAGCGTGCGCTGTTGTGTGACCTGATGTCCGAGCTCGGGCCCCTTGCCCCCACCAAGTGCGAGGGCTGGAACGTGGGCGACCTGGCAGCGCACATGTGGGTCCGGGAGCACAGGCCGGCTGCGCTGCCGGGAATCGGATCGCAGCGGTTCGCCGACCGCACCGAGCGCATCCAGATCGAGGCCCTGCACCTGAAGGGTTTCGAGGCCCTCGTGAAGGAGCTGCGCAGCCCCGGCTGGGTGATGCGGCCGCTCGATCGCGTCGTCAACGCGGTGGAGTTCTTCGTCCACCACGAGGACGTGCTGCGTGCGAACGGCCGGTCCCAGCAGATCAGCGAGCGGGACCAGGCACAGCTGCTCCGCACCGTCCGGGTGTTGGCCTTCCGGGCACAGCGCACCTGGGGTGGGCAGCTTGTCCTGGCCCCGGCCGGATCCGACGTGATCCGCTATGGCCGGGGCAACCGCCCGGTGCGGCTGGCGGGTCTGCCGTCAGAACTGCTCCTCTTCCTGACCGGCAGGGAATCAGGTGCCGAGATCACGGGCGAGCCGAGCACCGTAGAAGAGCTACGAGAGGCAATCGGCGGTCTCTGA
- a CDS encoding RtcB family protein, translated as MSIYPVPLTGTVNTLMWADEAGIEEAAIKQLRNTSTLPWTHGLRVMPDVHYGKGATVGSVIAMHQAVAPAAVGVDIGCGMTAVRTSLKPSQLPDDLARLRHGIERGVPVGNGAHTDHAPVIDRNGELRRRFNQICDDFGTLHVHQLSRPFHRLEAKTIRQVGTLGGGNHFIELCAGDDDRVWVTLHSGSRGVGNRLAQEHMEVAQSLTHNQGLTDRDLAVFLSHTPQMDAYLHDLWWAQSYALLNRDVMLTSICAELSRNIPGITFEEPVRCHHNYVAVENHDGLELIVTRKGAIRAGRDDLGVIPGSMGTGSYIVRGLGNPASYESASHGAGRRMSRTQARRQFTTDDLAAQTEGIECRKDSGVVDEIPAAYKDIDQVIRAQSDLIEVIARLQTLLCVKG; from the coding sequence ATGTCCATTTACCCGGTGCCACTGACCGGCACCGTGAACACCCTGATGTGGGCCGACGAGGCCGGCATCGAGGAGGCGGCCATCAAGCAGCTCCGCAACACCTCCACCCTGCCGTGGACTCACGGGCTGCGCGTCATGCCCGACGTCCACTACGGGAAGGGGGCGACCGTCGGATCCGTCATCGCGATGCACCAGGCGGTAGCTCCCGCCGCGGTCGGTGTCGACATAGGCTGCGGCATGACCGCGGTACGCACCAGCCTCAAGCCCAGCCAGCTCCCCGATGATCTCGCCAGGCTCCGGCACGGCATCGAGCGGGGCGTCCCGGTCGGCAACGGTGCGCACACGGACCATGCGCCGGTCATCGACCGGAACGGCGAGCTGAGGCGCAGGTTCAACCAGATATGCGACGATTTCGGCACACTGCACGTCCACCAGCTCTCACGCCCCTTCCACAGGCTGGAGGCCAAGACCATCAGGCAAGTCGGGACCCTCGGCGGCGGCAACCATTTCATTGAGCTGTGTGCTGGAGATGACGACCGGGTCTGGGTGACCCTGCACTCGGGATCACGGGGTGTCGGCAACCGGCTGGCGCAGGAACATATGGAGGTCGCGCAATCCCTCACCCACAATCAGGGGCTGACGGACCGCGACCTGGCAGTGTTCCTGAGCCACACCCCGCAGATGGATGCCTATCTTCATGACCTGTGGTGGGCGCAGTCCTATGCGCTGCTCAACCGCGACGTGATGCTCACCAGCATCTGCGCGGAACTCTCCAGGAACATCCCCGGGATCACCTTCGAGGAGCCGGTCCGCTGCCACCACAACTACGTGGCAGTGGAGAACCATGACGGCCTGGAACTGATCGTCACCCGCAAAGGTGCGATCAGGGCTGGCAGGGACGACCTCGGTGTCATCCCCGGCTCCATGGGAACCGGCTCGTACATCGTCCGGGGGCTTGGGAACCCAGCATCGTATGAGTCGGCCTCACATGGGGCAGGCCGGCGGATGTCGCGGACCCAGGCACGCAGGCAGTTCACCACCGACGACCTCGCCGCACAGACCGAGGGCATCGAGTGCCGCAAGGACTCCGGGGTGGTTGACGAGATCCCGGCGGCCTACAAGGACATCGACCAGGTGATCCGGGCGCAGTCCGACCTGATTGAGGTCATCGCAAGGCTTCAGACCCTGCTGTGCGTCAAGGGCTGA
- the hisI gene encoding phosphoribosyl-AMP cyclohydrolase: MRLQEDVAAKVRFNADGLVPAVAQDAASGQVLMLAWMDDEALARTLSSGRATYWSRSRQIYWVKGETSGHVQRVVSVHLDCDGDALLLRVEQTGAACHTGNRTCFFTDLTGSDVEC, encoded by the coding sequence ATGAGGTTGCAGGAGGACGTGGCCGCCAAGGTGCGGTTCAACGCCGACGGTCTCGTTCCGGCAGTCGCTCAGGACGCCGCCTCGGGGCAGGTGCTGATGCTCGCCTGGATGGACGACGAGGCGCTCGCACGCACGCTGAGCAGCGGGCGTGCCACCTACTGGTCCCGGAGCCGTCAGATCTACTGGGTCAAGGGGGAGACCTCGGGGCATGTGCAGCGCGTGGTCTCCGTGCACCTGGACTGCGATGGTGATGCCCTGCTGCTGCGTGTTGAGCAGACTGGTGCAGCCTGTCACACCGGCAACCGCACATGTTTTTTCACGGACCTCACCGGAAGCGACGTCGAATGCTGA
- a CDS encoding anthranilate synthase component I, with the protein MLNISPTLAKFTELARTRRVISVHTRLLADHLTAIGLYATLCGTREGTFLLESASEGVWSRYSFVGVHSAATLTECGGKAVWLGRELTGIGDGDPVSVLQQTLTELATPAAEGLPPFHAGMVGYLGYDVARRLEALPDTCADDLRLPELVMMLASQVAVLDHKTQEVYLIFNAINYDGTDAGVERAYHEAVAGIEEMARQLREPVPSLVEPAQEGLADLAVRRQRTSADYGEVVQATIAEIEAGEAFQIVVSQRFDVATSSDALQVYRALRLTNPSPYLYLLRLPGFAVVGSSPEALVTVQDGVATTRPIAGSRPRGRTEREDRKLAAELLADPKERAEHLMLVDLGRNDLGRICEAGSVTVHEFMKIHRYSHIMHLEAAVSGRLAEGRTALDATLSCFPAGTLSGAPKVRAMEIIDQLEVSRRGLYGGVVGYFDFAGNSDAAIAIRTAVLKDGVAHVQAGAGIVADSVPEREDAECSHKAAAVITALRRAAKLGETT; encoded by the coding sequence ATGCTGAATATCTCGCCAACCCTTGCAAAGTTCACGGAGCTGGCGAGAACCCGGCGCGTCATCAGCGTTCACACCCGCCTGCTGGCAGACCACCTGACAGCGATCGGCCTGTACGCCACCTTGTGCGGAACCCGGGAGGGGACTTTCCTCCTGGAGTCGGCATCGGAGGGGGTGTGGTCGCGGTATTCCTTCGTCGGTGTGCATTCTGCCGCCACCCTCACCGAGTGCGGTGGGAAAGCGGTCTGGCTGGGCCGGGAACTGACGGGCATCGGCGACGGTGACCCCGTCAGCGTCCTGCAGCAGACGCTGACGGAACTGGCCACGCCCGCTGCTGAAGGCCTGCCCCCATTCCATGCCGGAATGGTCGGCTACCTGGGGTACGACGTCGCGCGGCGGCTGGAGGCGCTGCCAGACACCTGCGCTGACGATCTCAGGCTTCCTGAACTGGTGATGATGCTTGCGTCCCAGGTGGCGGTCCTGGATCACAAGACGCAGGAGGTGTACCTGATCTTCAACGCCATCAACTACGACGGCACCGATGCGGGAGTCGAGCGGGCATACCACGAGGCCGTGGCCGGCATCGAGGAGATGGCCCGGCAGCTGCGCGAGCCGGTGCCCTCGCTGGTGGAGCCGGCGCAGGAGGGACTCGCCGACCTGGCGGTCAGACGCCAGCGGACCTCCGCTGACTACGGGGAAGTGGTCCAGGCCACTATCGCCGAGATCGAGGCGGGGGAGGCCTTCCAGATAGTTGTCTCGCAACGTTTCGACGTCGCCACGTCATCCGACGCGCTGCAGGTCTACCGGGCCCTGCGCCTGACCAATCCCAGCCCTTATCTGTACCTGCTGCGGCTTCCCGGATTCGCTGTCGTGGGTTCCAGCCCCGAGGCGCTCGTCACCGTTCAGGACGGGGTTGCCACCACGCGCCCCATCGCTGGGTCGCGGCCGAGGGGACGCACCGAGAGGGAGGACAGGAAACTTGCGGCCGAGCTGTTGGCCGACCCGAAAGAACGGGCTGAGCATCTGATGCTCGTGGATCTCGGGAGAAACGACCTCGGCCGTATCTGTGAGGCGGGCAGCGTCACCGTTCATGAGTTCATGAAGATCCACCGCTATAGCCACATCATGCATTTGGAGGCTGCGGTCAGCGGCCGTCTCGCAGAGGGCCGCACCGCTTTGGATGCGACGCTTTCCTGTTTCCCGGCCGGTACGTTGTCGGGAGCCCCTAAGGTGCGCGCCATGGAGATCATTGATCAGCTTGAGGTCAGCCGCCGCGGCCTCTACGGCGGTGTGGTCGGGTATTTCGATTTCGCCGGCAACTCGGACGCCGCCATCGCGATTCGCACCGCTGTACTCAAGGATGGCGTCGCCCACGTCCAGGCCGGCGCGGGCATTGTCGCCGACTCCGTTCCAGAGAGAGAGGACGCCGAGTGTTCACACAAGGCGGCCGCCGTCATCACCGCGCTTCGCCGCGCCGCAAAGTTGGGAGAAACCACATGA
- the trpC gene encoding indole-3-glycerol phosphate synthase TrpC produces MTVLDEIITGVREDLAARQAVQPFEELLELAREAAPARAVVPALRAPGLSVIAEVKRRSPSKGDLAEITDPAALASEYAQGGATAVSVLTERQRFNGSLEDLDAVRAAVETPLLRKDFMVHPYQFYEARAHGTDMVLLIAAALSDVELQAFLDLTDALGMTALVETHTEEEVDRAVKAGVEVIGINNRDLTTLEVDLNQFGKLASLIPDDRVKVAESGILSLEDARRLRGEGADAILIGEALVRHDAPQAAVAEFSAVS; encoded by the coding sequence ATGACCGTGCTCGACGAGATCATCACCGGGGTCAGGGAGGACCTGGCTGCCCGCCAAGCCGTCCAGCCGTTCGAGGAACTGCTGGAGCTGGCCCGGGAGGCGGCTCCGGCTCGGGCTGTCGTCCCCGCGCTGCGGGCCCCCGGGCTTTCTGTGATCGCTGAGGTGAAACGCCGGTCACCATCGAAGGGTGACCTGGCCGAGATCACTGATCCCGCCGCGCTCGCCAGCGAATATGCGCAGGGCGGTGCAACGGCGGTGTCCGTGCTGACGGAGCGGCAACGATTCAACGGATCGCTGGAGGACCTCGACGCGGTTCGCGCGGCGGTGGAAACCCCGTTGCTCCGCAAGGACTTCATGGTGCATCCATATCAGTTCTACGAGGCCCGCGCGCATGGGACCGACATGGTTCTGCTCATCGCAGCTGCGCTGAGTGACGTGGAGCTACAGGCTTTCCTGGACCTGACCGACGCGCTCGGCATGACCGCGCTGGTGGAGACACACACCGAGGAGGAGGTGGACAGGGCCGTCAAAGCCGGGGTTGAGGTGATCGGCATTAACAACCGCGATCTCACAACGCTCGAGGTCGACCTGAACCAGTTCGGGAAACTCGCCTCCCTGATCCCGGATGACCGGGTCAAGGTCGCCGAGTCGGGCATCCTCAGCCTGGAGGATGCCCGTAGGCTGCGTGGCGAGGGAGCAGACGCCATCCTCATCGGTGAGGCTTTGGTCCGTCACGACGCACCCCAGGCTGCGGTCGCGGAGTTCTCAGCTGTCTCCTGA